TGTCAAAGATGGGACAAAGCCGATATTTGTCAAACACAATAAAAAGAGTGCATAAAGGAAAAAGATGTTTTTAGACCAGCTTATAGGATTTTTCTCAAGCGATATGGGTATAGATTTAGGCACGGCAAACACGCTTGTGCTAGTAAAAGATAAGGGTATAATTATAAACGAACCATCGGTTGTAGCGATACAGCGTGAAAAATATGGAAAGCAAAAAATTTTAGCTGTGGGACACACCGCTAAGGATATGGTGGGTAAAACTCCGGGTGATATAGAAGCGATACGACCGATGAGAGATGGTGTTATAGCTGATTTTGATATGACTGAGAAAATGATAAGATATTTTATAGAAAAAACACACCGAAGAAAGAGTTTTTTGCGTCCACGTATAATCATCTCTGTACCATATGGACTTACACAGGTTGAGCGTAAGGCGGTGCGTGAGAGTGCTTTAAGTGCTGGTGCTAGAGAGGTTTTTTTGATAGAAGAGCCTATGGCAGCTGCGATAGGTGCAAATTTGCCGGTGCGTGAGCCTCAGGGTAGCCTTGTGGTTGATATCGGTGGCGGTACGACAGAGATAGGTGTTGTCTCACTTGGTGGGCTTGTTATAAGCAAGTCTATACGCACAGCAGGAGATAAGATAGATAGTAGTATAGTTAATTACATAAAAGAAAAATACAACCTTTTAATCGGTGAAAGAACCGGTGAAGAGATAAAAATAAGCGTAGGTTCAGCCGTACAACTAGAAAAAGAACTCGCTATAGTTGTAAAAGGACGTGATCAAGTTAGCGGACTTTTAAGCCGTATAGAGCTGACAAGTGAAGATGTCAGAGAGGCTATGAGAGAGCCATTAAAAGAGATAGCTGATGCACTTAAAACTGTGCTTGAGATGATGCCGCCTGATCTAGCCGGAGATATCGTTGAAAGCGGTATTGTTCTAACTGGTGGAGGGGCACTTATACGTGGGCTTGATAAATTTTTATCAGATATTGTGAAGTTACCTGTATTTGTTGCTGATGAACCACTTTTGGCGGTTGCACGTGGAACAGGTAAGGCATTAGAGGAGATAGGTCTGCTTCAACAACTAAGCAATGAAGACTAAGGCATTATTTTTTTTGCTTATAGCGGTTTTAGTTACTGCTTCGATCTATAAAGGTGAATTACTTGGTAACTTATCTGTGAGATTTAGTAATTACTTTGTAAATTTATATGGTAGTGTCGCTGAAAATGTAAAAAATAGCATAAATGAGTATTTTAGACAAGTCAGCGAGATACGAAGTTTAAGAGAGCAAAATGCTGAATTAGAAATTTCAGCTATGTTGCTTAATACATTCGCAAATGAACTAAATCAAATTCTAAAAGATAGAAACTCGACTGCTTACGCTCCGTCAGTTCAGCTAGTAAGAGGGCTTAGCTACGCAAGTATCGGGGATTATGATAAAATTTGGATAAGCAAATTTGATGATTATAATACCTCTAAAATTTATGGACTTATGTATCAGGGAAAGAGTGCTGGTATAGTTATTGACAAAGATGGAGAGCCGTTGGCATATTTGCAAACTGATCCTAAAAGCATATTTGCTGTTTATATCGGAGCTCAGCAGATACCAGGTGTAGCACACGGCAATCAAAATGGAATTTTAATCAAATTTGTTCCACAATGGCTTGAACCAAAGATTGGTGATGAGGTTTTTACTAGTGGATTGGATAATATATTTTTTAGTGGTGTGCCAGTGGGAAAGGTTATAGAAATTTATGATGAAAGCTTATACAAGAGTGTTCTTGTAGAGCCTTATGTTCGTGTGAATATACCAAGTTATTTATATGTTGTTACAAAGGAAAGATAATGCCAAAAAGAGATGATATTAAGACGATTTTACTGATAGGCTCGGGCCCTATCGTGATAGGTCAGGCGTGTGAGTTTGACTACTCAGGGACACAAGCTGCTAAAACGCTAAAAGAGCTTGGGTATAGAGTGGTTTTAATAAACTCAAACCCAGCGACTATTATGACAGACCCGGATTTTGCCGATGCGACATATATTGAGCCTATCACAAAAGAGAGTATAAAACGTATAATAGACAAAGAGAGCGTGGACGCGATACTTCCTACTATGGGCGGACAGGTCGCACTAAACGTAGCTATGGAGCTTTACGAGAGCGATCTTTTGGGTGATGTTAAATTTCTTGGAGCTAGACCAGAGGCGATCAAAAAGGGCGAGGATAGACAAATTTTTAAAGAGGTGATGAAAAAGATCGGTATGGATCTTCCTAAAAGCCACTATGCACACACCTTTGAAGAGGCATTAAATGCTGCAAGTGACATTGGTTTTCCTATCATTATACGAGCTTCATTTACGCTTGGTGGTGCTGGAAGTGGCGTGGCGTATAACATTGATGAGTTTAGAGAGCTTGCTCAGCTTGGACTTGATGCTAGTCCGATACACGAAATTTTAGTTGAGGAGAGTTTGCTTGGATGGAAGGAGTATGAGATGGAGGTTATCCGTGACCGTAATGATAACTGTATCATTGTCTGCTCCATTGAGAACTTTGACCCAATGGGCGTTCATACCGGAGATAGTATAACAGTAGCTCCAGCCCTAACACTAACCGACAAAGAGTATCAGGCGATGCGTGATGCGAGTTTTGCGATACTTCGTGAGATAGGCGTTGATACGGGTGGCTCAAACGTGCAGTTTGCGATCAATCCAAAAACAGGGCGTATGATAGTTATAGAGATGAATCCACGCGTTTCACGCTCATCAGCTCTGGCTTCAAAGGCGACTGGTTATCCTATAGCAAAGGTTGCGACACTTTTAGCTGTTGGATTTAGCCTAGATGAGATCAAAAATGATATCACTGGTACACCAGCTAGTTTTGAACCGGTGATTGATTATATTGTTACTAAAATCCCACGTTTTACATTTGAGAAATTTCCGGGTTCTAACCCATACCTAGGTACGGCTATGAAGTCAGTTGGCGAGGTTATGGCGATAGGTAGAACATTTAAAGAGAGTATACAAAAGGCACTTTGTAGCTTAGAACGTGATCTAAGTGGTTTTAATACTTTAAATTTAAGCAAAAATGAGCTTATTTATGGACTTCGTAATGCAAACGAACAGCGTATTTTGATGGTGGCTGATGCGTTTAGAGCAGGGTTTAGCATAGATGAGATATTTGAGTTTAGTAAGATAGATCCATGGTTTTTAAATGAAATTTATGAAATTGTTAAATTTGAAGATAAGATTGATATGGATATACTAACCGATGAAAATCTGCTTCGCCGTGCCAAAACTATGGGCTTTTCGGATAAGATGATAGCTCACCTTATAAATTTAAAAGACAATCTTGAACTTAGTCAAAATGATATATATTTCGCACGTAAAAAGCTTGGTATTGATCTTGAATACAACGAAGTTGATACGTGTGCTGGTGAGTTTAAGGCACTTACACCATATCTTTATTCAACGACAAATATTACAAAGTTGCCACAGCAAAATAGCATAGAAAAAGCCAAAAAAGTGATGATTATCGGCGGCGGTCCAAACCGCATAGGACAGGGCATTGAGTTTGATTATTGTTGCGTCCATGCTAGCTATGCACTGCGTGATCTTGGCATAAAAACAATAATGTATAACTGCAACCCAGAGACTGTTTCAACTGATTATGACACAAGTGATATACTCTACTTTGAACCTATAGATTTTGAGCACGTTAGAGCGGTCATTGAGAGAGAGAGTCCAGACGGTGTAATTGTGCATTTTGGCGGACAAACCCCACTTAAATTTGCTAAACGACTAAGTATAGCAGGGGCTAAGATAATAGGAACTACTGCACGCGTGATAGATATAGCAGAGGATAGAAAGAAATTTAGCGAGTTTATAAATGGCATTGGCGTTCTTCAGCCACGCAACGATACTGCCACGAGTGAAAAAGAGGCGATAGAAAAGGCCGCGATCATCGGCTATCCAGTATTAGTAAGACCTAGCTACGTGCTAGGTGGTAGAGCGATGAGAAGAGTACATAGCGAAGCAGAATTAAAAGAATATATGAGTGAAGCGGTTAATGTTAGCAACCACTCACCAGTGCTTTTAGATAAATTTTTACAAGATGCGACTGAGCTTGATGTAGATGCGATATGTGACGGTAAGGATGTTTATATTGGTGCGATAATGGAGCACATAGAAGAGGCAGGCATTCACTCAGGCGATAGTGCTTGTATCTTGCCACCGATGAGTTTAAGTGATGAGATGATAGCAAAGGTGCGAACACAAACTCGTGATATAGCCTTAAATTTAGGCGTCGTAGGGCTTATGAATATTCAGTTTGCGATATATGAAAATGAGCTTTATATGATAGAGGTCAATCCTCGTGCAAGTCGCACTGTGCCTTTTGTCAGCAAAGCTACGGGCATACCTATGGCAAAGGTCGCAACTCGTGTTATGTGGCAGGGTAATCTACGTGAGGCTTTGAAATTTTATGACGCATACGGCGTTGTGAGCGAAGAGAGCGGTATACTGCTACCACGTATTAAAGGACATACTTGCGTAAAAGAGGCGGTTTTTCCTTTTAATAAGCTAAGTGGTGCTGACCTTATCCTTGGGCCTGAGATGAAAAGCACAGGCGAAGTTATGGGTATTAGCTCTGATTTTGCTAGTTCATTTGCTAAGAGCCAGATCGCAGCAAATAACTGTCTGCCAAGTGGGGGTAACGTATTTTTAACGCTAACTGACGCGGACAAGCACTATGCTCCACGCCTTGCAAATGAACTTATAAATTTAGGCTTTAACATCATCGCAACCGGTGGAACGCATAAAATTTTAAAAGAAAATGGTATAAATGCAGAGTTTGTATATAAGATAAGCGAAGGCCGTCCAAACATAGAAGATAGGCTTAAAAATGGCGATATAACGCTAGTTATTAATACAAGCGATAGTAAGTCAAACGCTGATGATGGTAAGAAAATTCGTCAAAGTGTGCTAAGATTTAAGATACCATATTTCACTACTATGCGTGCAGCACTAGCAGCAGCTAAGTCGCTTAGATCAGTCCAAGATGGAGAAGCCTTAGAAGTTAGAAGTCTGCAAAGCTTTTTGAAATAGTTTAAATTTAAGGGCTATTAAATGCCCTTAAGTTACACTACCGTTTGGTTACTTATGACATAGATTGTCTTTGTAGCTGTATCTAAATTCTACATTTATATTTTGATTAGTATCTGCGATATGCATTAAACGCTGTATTTTTTGTTCTAAATTTTTTGTGATTTATTACATTATTTATCATTCATTTTTCTGGTAAAAATACAAAGTTAAGATCATAAACCTCTTTGAGAGCGGTTATTTTAGTCTAGTATTTAAAACAGATTTGTGGTTTTTAAAATCATATGTTTGAGTTCCTAGCTCTTCTAAAGTATCATTTGTTTTGGTTAGCAAACAAATGTATTGAAAGTCTTTATCTATATATTATTTGGGTATGCCATACTAAAATATTGATTAGAGATAAGTGCAATTAAATTTATATGTAACCATTAATTTCTTGGAATTTATAAGCTAAAAAATGTGATGAAATTGAGTGGCATTGGTTTGTTTAGTATCTTGTAAGATCTCTGGTGCCACTGTATCTTAAAAGATTAATGGGCTAAGAAAAATATTTATCATACTCAATTTTTTATAGTGAATTAAAAATATTGATTCGACGCTTTCTTTAGCGTATTTGCTTTTTCAGATTTAGATACGGTAAATTCAACATTTTTACTGTAATTTGTATGTTGCAAAATACACTCAGCTATATAGATATAACATCAATGATACATTTTTGATATAGCCATCTGGCATTGTGGGATATCCTTAAGACTAAATTTTGTAAATATTAAAATATCCTTGAAGTGAAAATAAAGAGTGTGTAAAGATAATGGCATATGTTTCACAAAATGAAAATTTCAAACATAAACAGACCGCTTTAAACACATTATTTTTACTCGTACCACACACCTTGGTGTATTTGAAAAAGCAAGTCAAGAGGATATAAAGATCGTTCAAAAATATATACAAATGCTTGGCATTAGTTAGCTTGAGAATAAATTTATAACGAAAATGAGTGGCTCAGATATATGCAAAACAGCTTTTAATAGTGGCTATCATGGTGTCAACTACGCACAATCGGGACTTTGCGATACTTCTTGATAGTCTTGTGGCTTTAGTAAAAGACGGCGGTGAGGCGGCAATTGATAGTGTAGATGAGATAATAAAAGTGATAGCTTAAGTAGATTTTATGGCATTGACTTAAACATCAGTGTATCTAAAGTGTAGATAGAAAGCATTGTCTGACATCCTTTGTAAATTTAAAATTTTCAATAGCTTAAAGACAAAGTTACCCTTGTCTTTAAGCTATTTTTTATCATTTGGATTGTTTATGCTTACTATTTGATTGCTTCTATCAAGATAAATTTTTGCAGCCACTGTTATATCATCATTACTGAGCGAATTTATCATATCTTTATACTCATCAAGATCAAAAAGCTCATAGTTGTATAACTCGTGATTTATGATATTTCTCTGCCAAAAGTCTGGCTGATCATAGTTTTTATTTATGCTTAGTAGGGCTGATTTTTTATAATTTTGCAAGTGCTGCTTATTTATCGCACCATTTGCTTTAATATCGTCAAATATCGCCCAAACTTCACCTAAAATTTTATCTACATTTTTTGGCGAGCAAGTAAAGCCAATATTAAGAGTGGAGTGTTCATATGGGTATTTACTTATGTTTATGCCGAGTGAAAATCCATATGTTTCGCCATTATCTTCACGCACTTTCTCACGCAATGCCATACGCAAAACGGCACCTAATGCTTGTGCTTTTATAGCATTTTGACGTGAATATTTAGCATTTTCATTTATCAAATTTATATTTACTTCGCTCTTTTGTGATGTTTGATAGTCGCGTTTAAAAGTATGTTGTCCGCGGATACTTCGCACTCCGTCATCTACGAAATTTTCAAGCTCTTTTTTACTCGGTAAAGTGGCTATATATTTTTGCAAAAGTGGTTCGATAATATGCATATCAAGATCACCAACCAGCACAAAAATATACGATGCGGCATTTGTAAATTTATTATTTACGATATGTTTAAGCTCATCTATGTTTAGCTCAGTTATATCGCTTTTTTCAAGTGGTCTTGTGCGTTCATTGTTATTATAATAAAACTTCACAAACTCGGTACTGAATTTATAATCAGGCAATTTTTCATTTTTTGCAAGATTATCAAGGCTTCTAGTCTGGACTAATTTTAGCACCTTTTCATCAAGTCTAGGCGAGTTAAACTCTAAATTTATCGCTTGAAAAAGATATTTTAGATCGGCTGTATTTGAGCTACCATAATACCCTTGCGAGAGTGTATCTATGTTCTTTTGATAGCTTATGTGTTTACCGTTTAAAATTTTGGCGATCTCATAGTTGTTAAACTCTCCTGCACCACTTTGGTTTGATACCTGTGTGGCAAATCCACCATCTTTTGGGTGAGCTAGATTTGAAATTCCACCTTTGCTTATAGCAGCAAAATTTATATAATTTTTACGAGTTTTTAGATCTTTTAATATGACTTTTGCACCATTTTCTAAGATATAAGTATAAATTTGATGTTTTGCGTCAAATTCTGTGCTGACGATACTTTTTGGCTTTATGTTATCATCTATGAGCGAAGCTGCGATAACCTTTGGCTTTGTGTGTCCGTTATATGCGGTAGCATTGTTTTTAAATGCTCTAAATTTATCCATATCTAACTTATATCCACTAGTGCTAAAAACACTCACACGCATATCATTAAGTGCCAAAATTCGCTTAAATTCAGTGTTTACCTCTTCTAAACTTATCTCATCAAGTAGCTTTAAATTTAGATCTTTTGCGTCTTCATTGCTAAGTATTGTATTGCCACTTTCGATGCCGCTGACGATCTCTTTAGCGTAAGTATCTGATTTTTTGGTTTTACTCTGTTCAAATCGCGTGTTTGTAGAGTTTATAAAAGATTTTTTAACATCTTTAAATTCGCTTTCAGTAAAGCCGTATTTACTAACACCATTTATAACGCTTAGCATATCGCTTAAAGTAGCGTTAAAATCGCCCTTTATAACGTTTGTGTCAAAGCTATACATAGTTTGTTGGTTTTGTAGATTTGGGCGTGAGAAGCTGACGTTAAATAGCGAGTTTTCTTCGTTACTTTTACGTTCATAAAGTGCTGAAAGCAGACTCGATATATAGGAATTTATTAAATTTTTACGAGCAGTTTTTTCATTTGTGCGTGGCTCATATCTATCAAAATAGCTTATCCTTATAGTGTTTGTGCCAGTTTCGTTTGTATCGTAGTTATAGATACTTAATCCATTTTTAAATGGAATATTTTTGCTTGGGTGTTCGTAGGAGTTTGTATTTTTAGCACTACTTAAATTT
This portion of the Campylobacter anatolicus genome encodes:
- the carB gene encoding carbamoyl-phosphate synthase large subunit; its protein translation is MPKRDDIKTILLIGSGPIVIGQACEFDYSGTQAAKTLKELGYRVVLINSNPATIMTDPDFADATYIEPITKESIKRIIDKESVDAILPTMGGQVALNVAMELYESDLLGDVKFLGARPEAIKKGEDRQIFKEVMKKIGMDLPKSHYAHTFEEALNAASDIGFPIIIRASFTLGGAGSGVAYNIDEFRELAQLGLDASPIHEILVEESLLGWKEYEMEVIRDRNDNCIIVCSIENFDPMGVHTGDSITVAPALTLTDKEYQAMRDASFAILREIGVDTGGSNVQFAINPKTGRMIVIEMNPRVSRSSALASKATGYPIAKVATLLAVGFSLDEIKNDITGTPASFEPVIDYIVTKIPRFTFEKFPGSNPYLGTAMKSVGEVMAIGRTFKESIQKALCSLERDLSGFNTLNLSKNELIYGLRNANEQRILMVADAFRAGFSIDEIFEFSKIDPWFLNEIYEIVKFEDKIDMDILTDENLLRRAKTMGFSDKMIAHLINLKDNLELSQNDIYFARKKLGIDLEYNEVDTCAGEFKALTPYLYSTTNITKLPQQNSIEKAKKVMIIGGGPNRIGQGIEFDYCCVHASYALRDLGIKTIMYNCNPETVSTDYDTSDILYFEPIDFEHVRAVIERESPDGVIVHFGGQTPLKFAKRLSIAGAKIIGTTARVIDIAEDRKKFSEFINGIGVLQPRNDTATSEKEAIEKAAIIGYPVLVRPSYVLGGRAMRRVHSEAELKEYMSEAVNVSNHSPVLLDKFLQDATELDVDAICDGKDVYIGAIMEHIEEAGIHSGDSACILPPMSLSDEMIAKVRTQTRDIALNLGVVGLMNIQFAIYENELYMIEVNPRASRTVPFVSKATGIPMAKVATRVMWQGNLREALKFYDAYGVVSEESGILLPRIKGHTCVKEAVFPFNKLSGADLILGPEMKSTGEVMGISSDFASSFAKSQIAANNCLPSGGNVFLTLTDADKHYAPRLANELINLGFNIIATGGTHKILKENGINAEFVYKISEGRPNIEDRLKNGDITLVINTSDSKSNADDGKKIRQSVLRFKIPYFTTMRAALAAAKSLRSVQDGEALEVRSLQSFLK
- a CDS encoding rod shape-determining protein, which gives rise to MFLDQLIGFFSSDMGIDLGTANTLVLVKDKGIIINEPSVVAIQREKYGKQKILAVGHTAKDMVGKTPGDIEAIRPMRDGVIADFDMTEKMIRYFIEKTHRRKSFLRPRIIISVPYGLTQVERKAVRESALSAGAREVFLIEEPMAAAIGANLPVREPQGSLVVDIGGGTTEIGVVSLGGLVISKSIRTAGDKIDSSIVNYIKEKYNLLIGERTGEEIKISVGSAVQLEKELAIVVKGRDQVSGLLSRIELTSEDVREAMREPLKEIADALKTVLEMMPPDLAGDIVESGIVLTGGGALIRGLDKFLSDIVKLPVFVADEPLLAVARGTGKALEEIGLLQQLSNED
- the mreC gene encoding rod shape-determining protein MreC codes for the protein MKTKALFFLLIAVLVTASIYKGELLGNLSVRFSNYFVNLYGSVAENVKNSINEYFRQVSEIRSLREQNAELEISAMLLNTFANELNQILKDRNSTAYAPSVQLVRGLSYASIGDYDKIWISKFDDYNTSKIYGLMYQGKSAGIVIDKDGEPLAYLQTDPKSIFAVYIGAQQIPGVAHGNQNGILIKFVPQWLEPKIGDEVFTSGLDNIFFSGVPVGKVIEIYDESLYKSVLVEPYVRVNIPSYLYVVTKER
- a CDS encoding M16 family metallopeptidase — protein: MRKFLLIIFTTISLFAKLNDDPSILQGTLENGLKYYVKQNALPSKTAYFYLVVNSGSTDEELNERGLAHFVEHMAFNGSRDFNKNELIKTLEALGVRFGADLNAQTGYDRTSYNLTIAVNDENLNDVFKVFNNWMDGVKFSPDELEKERGVIIEEARQRNTPGYRLYKKQTKQLFDGSIYLDKAPIGDMNVVLNVSADEIKAFYHRLYQPRFMSFVAVGDFDTQKIVKLIKQNLSSAKNTNSYEHPSKNIPFKNGLSIYNYDTNETGTNTIRISYFDRYEPRTNEKTARKNLINSYISSLLSALYERKSNEENSLFNVSFSRPNLQNQQTMYSFDTNVIKGDFNATLSDMLSVINGVSKYGFTESEFKDVKKSFINSTNTRFEQSKTKKSDTYAKEIVSGIESGNTILSNEDAKDLNLKLLDEISLEEVNTEFKRILALNDMRVSVFSTSGYKLDMDKFRAFKNNATAYNGHTKPKVIAASLIDDNIKPKSIVSTEFDAKHQIYTYILENGAKVILKDLKTRKNYINFAAISKGGISNLAHPKDGGFATQVSNQSGAGEFNNYEIAKILNGKHISYQKNIDTLSQGYYGSSNTADLKYLFQAINLEFNSPRLDEKVLKLVQTRSLDNLAKNEKLPDYKFSTEFVKFYYNNNERTRPLEKSDITELNIDELKHIVNNKFTNAASYIFVLVGDLDMHIIEPLLQKYIATLPSKKELENFVDDGVRSIRGQHTFKRDYQTSQKSEVNINLINENAKYSRQNAIKAQALGAVLRMALREKVREDNGETYGFSLGINISKYPYEHSTLNIGFTCSPKNVDKILGEVWAIFDDIKANGAINKQHLQNYKKSALLSINKNYDQPDFWQRNIINHELYNYELFDLDEYKDMINSLSNDDITVAAKIYLDRSNQIVSINNPNDKK